A genomic region of Magnolia sinica isolate HGM2019 chromosome 6, MsV1, whole genome shotgun sequence contains the following coding sequences:
- the LOC131248351 gene encoding 21 kDa protein-like produces MENYRSSSSSYAPYTLIAAMLSLLVCSAAQTIDGQTNAEFINSDGQTNADFIKSSCKVTRYPRVCFDSLSVYANTIQTSPQRLAQAALSVSLASAQSTKTMMSRLLKGRGMNPREMGALRDCIENIGDSIDEVKKSIEEMSHLSDPDFEFHKENIQTWVSAALTDEDTCTDGFAGNGMNGNVKSAITSRVVNLSHLTSNALALINSLTSTQPTSR; encoded by the coding sequence ATGGAAAATTACCGTAGCAGCAGCAGCTCATATGCTCCTTATACTCTTATTGCAGCTATGCTCTCGCTACTCGTCTGCTCAGCCGCACAAACCATTGATGGACAAACCAACGCTGAGTTCATCAATTCAGATGGACAAACCAACGCCGACTTCATCAAATCATCTTGCAAAGTAACAAGGTATCCTCGTGTCTGCTTCGACTCTTTATCCGTCTACGCAaacaccatccaaacaagcccacAGCGATTAGCTCAAGCCGCGTTGTCTGTGAGCCTAGCTAGCGCCCAATCGACTAAGACCATGATGTCCCGTTTGTTGAAAGGGCGTGGCATGAATCCCAGAGAGATGGGCGCCCTTCGGGACTGCATCGAGAACATCGGCGATTCGATCGATGAGGTGAAGAAGTCGATTGAGGAGATGAGCCACCTTAGCGATCCCGATTTCGAATTCCATAAGGAGAATATCCAAACGTGGGTGAGCGCGGCATTGACAGATGAGGACACATGTACGGATGGCTTTGCGGGAAATGGCATGAATGGGAATGTGAAGAGCGCAATCACAAGCCGTGTTGTGAATCTGTCTCATCTAACAAGCAATGCTTTGGCGCTTATCAATAGCCTTACTTCCACTCAACCTAC